In Falco cherrug isolate bFalChe1 chromosome 19, bFalChe1.pri, whole genome shotgun sequence, the genomic stretch CCCATCCTGCCTTTTGGTGCTGGTGCCTCTCCCAGAGCTACTGCTCCCGCCCGGACCCAAAGGCCCAGCTCGGCTCTTGCCATGGACCGACCCCCCGGCAGCTCTCGCCTCTCCGGTGGCCGAATCCTCCTCCCTGGGCTTCCTCTGGATTTTCCGCCTCGCTCTCCGGTGTCTCTGCCGCTGGCTCCCCCAGCCTCACCTCCGACCGTGCCCCACGGCAGCAGCGGGGTCGGCTCCCCCCAtccggggggctggggaaggggcttgGCCAGGGGTGTCCCCAAAGGGGGCACCGTCAGCATCGCCCCCAGCGCCGTGCCCGAGCCTGGTTTCCCCCCTGGAGCCAAACCAGCCGTGGCCGAGCCCCCCGGCACCCACCGAGGGGGCATGGGGGGCCCAGGCTGGCACGGCACCCCCGCCGCCCTCGGACCCCTCTCTCCTTGcatgccccagcccctctcctccccgGGAGAGGCCGGACCCCCGCACTCGCCCCCCAGCTCGCAGCCCCCCTGGGTGTCTCCCACTGTCCCCCAAGACACCATCCTGCTCCGTGTTTGCCAGCGTTTGGCTCCGCTTTCTCTGCTGTTACTGGTGGTCCTTTTCCAGACCCTCGTGAttgtgttctgtattttttattgtctttttttttttttaattattttattgtctttttttttttcttttttttctttttttggcctttTCTTATTTCCCACCGCCTCCTCCacccccctttttattttatttttgaagtaccATGGACAGGCACCTCAGAACCTGGTTACGTTTACTTGTTGGGAActtaatttatttgcatttgtttaattgtttttttacAGTACTTTCTCCTCCGGTGCCTGTACCGCTGGGATCTGGCTGCGGCTCGGGCCGGTGCCCGGTGGGGCTGGCGGGAGGCCGGGATCGAAGTGATCAATAAACAGCGTTCTGGTTGCTTTAGGGGGGTCTCGGCGCCTTGGGGGTTTGTGCCAAGAAGGATATGGGGTCGTCTGACAAAGGGGGTCCAGTCCCCTGTGAAAAATacggggggttggggggggctCTTCCCTATCCCAGGGAGCTTGGGGGGGGTCCTCCTCCAGCCAGGGGATTTGAGAAGGTCTTCCCCATCCCGGGGGTTTGAGGGGGGGGTCTTCACCAGCTGGGAGATTTGAGGCGAGCCTCCCGCTCCCAGGGGGTTTGAGGGGGGGGTGTTTTCCTCacttgggggttttggggggattCTCTCCATCccagggggttggggggggtaGGTGTCTTCCCCATCTCGGGGTTTGAGGGGGCACTTCCtcatttgggggttttgggggatTCTCTCCATCCCAGGGGgtttgagggggggggggtgtcttccccatctcaggGGGTTTGGAGAGGGGGGGTCTTCCCTATCAGGAGATTTGAGGGGGTCCTCCTAATCCCGGGGGGTTTGAGGGGATCGTCCCTATCCCAGGGGGTTTGAGGAGGGTCTTCCCCATCTGGGAGTTTTTGAGGGGGTCCTCCTAATCCCGGGGGGGTTGAGGGGATCCTTTCCGTCCCAGGgggtttggggtgtgtgtgtgtgtgtgtgtgtcttcccCATCTGGGGGTTTTGGGGAGGTCCTCCTGATCCTGGGGTTTGGGGGatcctccccatcccaggggGTTTGAGGGGGGTCTTCCCCCATCTGGGACATTTGAGGGGATTGTCCCCATCCCAGGGGGGTTGAGAGGGGTCTTCCCCATCAGGAGTTTTGAGGGGGGCCTCCTAATcctgggggtttgggggggatCCTCCACATCCCATGGGGTTTGAGGGGGGTCTTCCCCATCTGGGAGTTTTGAGGGGGTCCTCCTTATTCTGGGGGTTTGATAGGGGGTCTTCCCCATCCAGGTGTTTTCAGGGGGTCCTCGTAATcctgggggttttggggggacCTCCCCCTCCCGGGGGGGCCACGCGTTGGCCCCGGGGTCCCTCTGGCTCTTTGTGCCCTGTGATCAATCCCCGCCTTTCCCAGGCGCTGCTGCCGCGACCCCCCCTGGGAGGGTCGGGCCGGCCacgggggtcccgggggggtGGGGTCTGTTGAGGGTCCCGGGGCGGCTCCAGCCGCTGTTCCCGGCTCTGCAACCCCCTTGACGTGATCCCCCAACAGGACTGCgcccgccccccagccccgctgctcCCGCCGTTAAAATAGCTACGGGGGTCGGAACTCCCCCGCGCGTGCCCCGTGCTCCCCCCGCGGCCCTGTTGGCGGCGACCCCGTGAGCCCCCCAGCAAAAGCAGAGTCAGCGTCACGGACAGGATTCGAACCTGTGCGGGGAAACCCCATTGGATTTCGAGTCCAACGCCTTAACCACTCGGCCACCGTGACTCCCGCGCCACCCTGCGCCGCGCTCCGCCTAGaccgggccccgccgccgccgcccgcccgcccacTCTGGCCCGGTGACCTCACAGCGGgacccccgccgccgccccgggggccCCTCGCCGGGCCCcctgccccgcggggcggggcatCGCGCAGTGCCGGGGCGGAATCGGCAGGGGGCGCTgcggcccggccgcgccggTACCGAGCGGGTAGCGCTGGTGCACATCGCGGGCGGGAGAACGTGGCGCGTCCCGGGGGCGGCAGGGGGCGGTagagcggggcggggccggcagGGGGCGGTagagcggggcggggccggcagGGGGCGGTAGAGGCGcagggcggcgcggggccggcagGGGGCGGTAGAGGCGCagcgcggcgcggggccggcagGGGGCGGTAGagcgggcgcggcgcggcgcggcgggaggcggcgggaggcggcccggcccgctcgAAGATGGCGGTGCGGAAGAAGGACGGCGGCCCCAACGTCAAGTACTACGAGGCCTCGGACACCGTCAGCCAGTTCGACAACGTCCGCCTCTGGCTCGGCAAGAACTACAAGAAGGTAggccgccgcggcgggcggggggcgccggtGCTggccctccccccccccccaccgggCCCGGCCTGTCACGGCCCCGCCGCCAtcgccgcccccgcccccccgcgggcccggccccg encodes the following:
- the LOC129734225 gene encoding proline-rich protein 36-like codes for the protein MPPVNTPHTLGPAVGTHCSPLHVCPLQISFPVQCLFKGEKEQALHTHCQTPGPILPFGAGASPRATAPARTQRPSSALAMDRPPGSSRLSGGRILLPGLPLDFPPRSPVSLPLAPPASPPTVPHGSSGVGSPHPGGWGRGLARGVPKGGTVSIAPSAVPEPGFPPGAKPAVAEPPGTHRGGMGGPGWHGTPAALGPLSPCMPQPLSSPGEAGPPHSPPSSQPPWVSPTVPQDTILLRVCQRLAPLSLLLLVVLFQTLVIVFCIFYCLFFFLIILLSFFFSFFSFFGLFLFPTASSTPLFILFLKYHGQAPQNLVTFTCWELNLFAFV